One genomic segment of Alphaproteobacteria bacterium includes these proteins:
- a CDS encoding cytochrome c oxidase assembly protein, translating into MQVLLAGYGPLSAGMGVHILLMNLLAPAAALGSVRVSGTAAGRMHGLVPASVVQLLLLWGWHAPPSLAAAMEQPALHFVMQLSLALAAVWFWRAVVRAMATCPWRAIAALLLTSKLFCLLGVLLTFAARPLYPAMTHHDVMAADPLADQQLAGLMMLVACPLSYLVAAVVVAWRWLAPAAQAGHHPEDVRVT; encoded by the coding sequence ATGCAGGTTCTTCTCGCCGGTTACGGGCCCCTCAGTGCCGGGATGGGCGTGCACATCCTGCTCATGAACCTGCTTGCACCAGCTGCCGCCCTGGGGAGCGTCAGGGTCTCGGGGACCGCCGCTGGCCGAATGCACGGGCTTGTGCCGGCCTCGGTCGTGCAACTCCTGCTTCTGTGGGGATGGCATGCGCCACCATCTCTGGCAGCGGCAATGGAGCAACCGGCGTTGCATTTCGTGATGCAACTTTCGCTGGCGCTTGCCGCCGTCTGGTTCTGGAGGGCGGTCGTTCGCGCGATGGCAACCTGCCCCTGGCGCGCCATCGCGGCTCTGCTCCTCACGAGCAAGCTTTTCTGCCTGCTCGGTGTTCTGCTGACATTCGCGGCGCGACCGCTCTATCCGGCGATGACGCATCACGACGTGATGGCTGCCGACCCGCTGGCGGATCAACAACTCGCCGGCCTGATGATGCTGGTCGCCTGTCCTCTCAGCTATCTGGTGGCCGCGGTCGTCGTCGCGTGGCGTTGGCTGGCGCCGGCCGCCCAAGCCGGACACCACCCCGAAGACGTCAGGGTGACCTAG
- a CDS encoding 4-alpha-glucanotransferase, whose translation MSDEAVRALAREAGIAVEWTDASGQPQIVSLDVLRRMLAVLGLPADSPEQVALSRDHLCAPPPLPPMITTTIGVACRVPGLSGSAELRLESGEGLALVGNELPAIVQPGYHVLRTAEREILVAAAPRRCVTLDDVAAGRPMFGLAVQTYALRRAGDDGIGDTTALADLARQAARHGADALTVSPAHALATDGSSHFTPYSPSSRLFLNALMADPACVLGDERVRRARAGLQIDDGELIDWPAVSRAKRILLRRLHQEFVRDGLPADDLRRFVSEAGPRLVEHARFDARGREAEIDYLLFEQWIADRALAGAQRAARDAGMRIGLIADLAVGLDRNGSQARSRPQDMLDGVSIGAPPDSFNMKGQGWGLGALSPRALVDSGFEPFLATLRAALRHAGGVRIDHAMGMMRLWLIPDGAPPTEGAYLAYPLDDLLRLVALESHRHRAVVIGEDLGTVPPAFRERCREAGIAGMDVMWFQRDDSGFLPPRRWRGDAIAMTTTHDLPTVAGWWQGADIGLRAGLGLASEADAQRPQDRSALWRTCVEAGVAQGVEPPPHDPAPAVDAAIGLVAAAPSPLAIVPLEDLLGLSEQPNLPGTVDEHPNWRRRLKFPVDQLLEPAPVQARLKRLAARSS comes from the coding sequence ATGAGTGACGAGGCGGTGCGCGCGCTGGCCCGCGAGGCCGGCATTGCGGTCGAGTGGACCGACGCCTCCGGCCAGCCGCAGATCGTCTCGCTCGACGTGCTGCGCCGCATGCTCGCGGTGCTGGGCCTGCCCGCCGACTCGCCGGAACAGGTGGCGCTGAGCCGCGATCATTTGTGCGCGCCGCCTCCGCTGCCGCCGATGATCACAACGACAATCGGCGTGGCGTGCAGGGTTCCAGGGCTGAGCGGTTCGGCCGAGCTGCGCCTGGAGAGCGGCGAGGGGCTTGCGCTCGTCGGCAATGAGCTGCCGGCCATTGTACAGCCCGGCTACCATGTCCTGCGCACGGCCGAGCGCGAGATCCTGGTAGCGGCGGCGCCCCGCCGCTGCGTCACTCTCGATGATGTCGCCGCCGGCCGGCCGATGTTCGGGCTGGCGGTGCAGACCTATGCGCTGAGGCGTGCCGGCGATGATGGCATCGGCGACACGACTGCCTTGGCCGACCTGGCGCGTCAGGCGGCGCGACATGGCGCCGACGCGCTGACGGTCAGTCCGGCCCATGCGCTGGCCACCGACGGGTCTTCGCATTTCACGCCGTACTCGCCGTCGAGCCGACTGTTTCTCAACGCCCTGATGGCGGATCCGGCCTGCGTGCTGGGGGACGAGCGCGTGCGGCGCGCCCGAGCCGGGCTCCAGATAGATGACGGCGAGCTGATCGACTGGCCGGCCGTATCGCGAGCCAAGCGCATCCTGCTGCGGCGTCTGCACCAGGAATTCGTGCGCGACGGGCTGCCGGCCGACGATCTGCGACGGTTCGTCAGCGAGGCAGGGCCACGTCTGGTGGAGCACGCACGCTTCGACGCGCGCGGCAGGGAAGCCGAGATCGATTACCTGCTGTTCGAGCAGTGGATCGCCGACCGCGCCTTGGCCGGTGCCCAGCGCGCGGCGCGCGATGCCGGCATGCGCATCGGCTTGATCGCCGACCTGGCGGTCGGGCTCGATCGCAATGGCAGCCAGGCGCGCTCGCGCCCGCAGGACATGCTCGACGGCGTCAGCATCGGCGCACCACCGGATTCCTTCAACATGAAGGGGCAGGGATGGGGCCTCGGCGCCCTCTCGCCGCGCGCCCTCGTCGACTCGGGCTTCGAGCCGTTCCTCGCGACCCTGCGCGCCGCCCTGCGTCACGCCGGCGGCGTGCGCATCGATCACGCCATGGGCATGATGCGGCTATGGCTGATTCCCGATGGAGCCCCGCCCACCGAAGGGGCATATCTCGCCTATCCGCTTGACGATCTGCTGCGCCTGGTGGCGCTCGAATCGCATCGCCACCGCGCCGTCGTGATCGGCGAGGATCTCGGCACCGTGCCGCCGGCGTTTCGCGAGCGCTGCCGCGAGGCCGGTATCGCCGGCATGGACGTTATGTGGTTCCAGCGCGACGACAGCGGCTTTCTGCCGCCGCGGCGATGGCGCGGTGATGCGATCGCCATGACCACGACCCACGATCTGCCGACCGTTGCGGGCTGGTGGCAGGGCGCGGATATCGGGCTGCGCGCCGGGCTCGGCCTGGCGTCGGAGGCCGACGCGCAACGGCCGCAGGACCGTTCGGCCTTGTGGCGCACCTGTGTCGAGGCTGGTGTCGCCCAGGGTGTCGAGCCGCCACCGCATGATCCGGCGCCAGCCGTGGACGCGGCGATCGGCCTGGTGGCTGCCGCGCCATCGCCGCTGGCGATCGTGCCGCTGGAGGATCTGCTGGGCCTCTCCGAGCAGCCGAACCTTCCCGGCACGGTCGACGAGCATCCCAACTGGCGTCGCCGCCTGAAGTTCCCCGTTGATCAGCTGCTGGAACCGGCGCCGGTACAGGCACGCCTGAAGCGTCTGGCGGCGCGCTCGTCGTGA
- the treY gene encoding malto-oligosyltrehalose synthase, with amino-acid sequence MTPRATYRLQFHRGFTFADATHIVPYLAALGISHVYASPIAAARAGSTHGYDGIDPTRINPELGGEVAFRAMVAALKERGLGLILDIVPNHMAAGWENAWWVDVLRHGPASRYAGFFDIDWQREDGKVLLPVLGKPLTDVLEAGELVRGDGTLRYHGHRFPLNEHAELGRQHYRLAWWRSAGDRINWRRFFEINDLVCLRQEDEVVFDATHALILRLHREGAIDGVRIDHIDGLTDPAAYCRKLRQRLGPHAYIVVEKILLGGETLPPSWSCDGTSGYDFMDEVSALQHDPAGEAPLTDAWAELSGRPADFAVEEQAARREMLDRSFGGQLEACVDAFHMVAQDDRTSADVTRPALRRVLVELLAHFPVYRIYGAGDADVAVLKRAGADARATIRRHDSWVLEHVLRWLGTGADSDARGRAVARFQQLSAPIAAKAVEDTAFYRYGRLLSRNDVGFDASRFADLPATFHARMARRLWMAPLSMLATATHDHKRGEDVRARLAVLSEIAPEWIAHLRRWLVWSAPLRGERMPVDADLAMLFQTIVGAWPLDLDPADDDGRAAFAERLAAWQQKALREAKLRSDWIDPDEAYEEAARTFVSRLIAGRAIPDLLEGIVAFVERIARAGAINSLAQLVLKLTAPGVPDIYQGTEFWDFSLVDPDNRRPVDFARAAASLRAPGGDWRAGAVKQRMVAALLALRSRMPEVFTRGAYEPIEVQGAQAEQFVAFARRLGSEVVVVAVPRLAYGMVGDLASLAISPEVLGGACLRPSFQPATLVDILDSREVRFDAARVPLTSLFGRRPVAVLFGSVSAQTQD; translated from the coding sequence GTGACGCCGCGCGCCACCTACCGCCTTCAGTTCCATCGCGGCTTCACCTTCGCCGATGCAACGCACATCGTGCCGTATCTCGCCGCGCTGGGGATCAGCCACGTCTACGCTTCGCCGATCGCCGCGGCGCGCGCCGGCTCGACGCATGGCTATGACGGCATCGATCCCACCCGCATCAATCCCGAGCTCGGCGGCGAGGTTGCCTTCCGCGCCATGGTCGCGGCGCTGAAGGAGCGCGGGCTGGGGCTGATCCTCGACATCGTGCCCAACCACATGGCGGCGGGCTGGGAGAATGCCTGGTGGGTCGACGTGCTGCGCCATGGTCCCGCCAGCCGCTATGCCGGCTTCTTCGACATCGACTGGCAGCGCGAAGATGGCAAGGTGCTGCTGCCGGTGCTGGGAAAGCCGCTGACGGACGTGCTGGAGGCCGGCGAACTGGTGCGAGGCGACGGCACGCTGCGCTACCACGGGCATCGCTTTCCGCTGAACGAGCACGCCGAGCTCGGGCGGCAGCACTATCGCCTCGCGTGGTGGCGCAGCGCCGGCGATCGCATCAACTGGCGCCGATTCTTCGAGATCAACGACCTTGTGTGCCTGCGCCAGGAAGACGAGGTGGTCTTCGACGCCACGCACGCGCTGATCCTGCGGCTGCATCGCGAGGGCGCGATCGACGGCGTGCGGATCGATCACATCGACGGGCTGACCGATCCGGCGGCCTACTGCCGCAAGCTGCGTCAGCGCCTCGGTCCGCACGCCTACATCGTCGTCGAGAAGATCCTGCTCGGTGGCGAGACGCTGCCGCCTTCGTGGAGCTGCGACGGCACGTCGGGCTACGATTTTATGGATGAGGTCAGCGCCCTGCAGCACGATCCGGCCGGCGAGGCACCGCTGACCGACGCCTGGGCCGAACTCAGCGGCCGTCCGGCCGATTTTGCCGTCGAGGAGCAGGCGGCACGCCGCGAGATGCTCGATCGCAGCTTCGGCGGGCAGCTCGAGGCCTGCGTCGATGCTTTCCACATGGTGGCGCAAGACGACCGAACCAGCGCCGACGTGACCCGTCCGGCCCTGCGCCGCGTGCTGGTGGAGCTGCTGGCGCATTTCCCGGTTTATCGAATCTATGGCGCGGGCGACGCCGATGTCGCGGTGCTGAAGCGGGCAGGAGCGGACGCGCGTGCCACCATCCGTCGCCACGACAGCTGGGTCCTCGAGCACGTGCTGCGCTGGCTCGGCACCGGGGCGGACAGCGACGCTCGCGGCCGCGCCGTCGCGCGCTTCCAACAGCTGAGCGCGCCGATCGCCGCGAAGGCTGTCGAGGACACGGCCTTCTATCGGTACGGCCGTCTGCTGTCGCGCAATGACGTCGGCTTCGATGCGTCGCGCTTCGCCGATCTGCCGGCGACCTTCCATGCGCGCATGGCCAGGCGGCTATGGATGGCGCCGCTGAGCATGCTGGCGACGGCGACGCACGACCACAAGCGCGGCGAGGACGTGCGTGCGCGCCTGGCGGTGCTGAGCGAGATCGCACCGGAGTGGATCGCCCATCTGCGGCGGTGGCTGGTGTGGAGCGCCCCGCTGCGTGGCGAGCGCATGCCTGTCGATGCCGATCTGGCGATGCTGTTCCAGACAATCGTCGGTGCCTGGCCGCTGGATCTCGATCCCGCTGACGACGATGGCCGCGCGGCGTTCGCCGAGCGGCTGGCGGCGTGGCAGCAGAAGGCGCTGCGCGAGGCCAAGTTGCGCAGCGACTGGATCGATCCCGACGAGGCCTACGAGGAAGCGGCTCGCACGTTCGTGTCGCGGCTGATCGCCGGGCGCGCCATTCCCGATCTGCTGGAGGGCATCGTCGCCTTCGTCGAGCGCATCGCGCGGGCGGGGGCGATCAACAGCCTGGCGCAGCTGGTGCTCAAGCTCACGGCACCCGGCGTCCCGGACATTTACCAAGGCACGGAGTTTTGGGATTTCAGCCTCGTCGATCCCGACAACCGCCGGCCGGTCGACTTCGCGCGGGCGGCCGCGTCCCTGCGAGCGCCCGGCGGGGATTGGCGGGCTGGAGCCGTGAAGCAGCGGATGGTCGCGGCGTTGCTGGCGCTGCGGTCGCGGATGCCGGAGGTGTTCACCAGGGGCGCGTACGAGCCGATCGAGGTCCAGGGAGCCCAGGCCGAGCAGTTCGTCGCCTTCGCGCGACGACTCGGCAGCGAGGTCGTCGTCGTCGCCGTTCCTCGCCTGGCTTACGGCATGGTTGGGGACTTGGCGTCGCTCGCGATCTCGCCCGAGGTGCTGGGCGGAGCATGCCTGCGGCCCTCCTTCCAGCCGGCGACGCTGGTCGACATTCTTGACTCGCGCGAGGTTCGTTTCGATGCCGCCCGAGTGCCGCTGACGAGCCTGTTCGGCCGCCGGCCGGTCGCGGTGCTGTTCGGCAGCGTATCGGCGCAGACCCAGGATTAG
- the treZ gene encoding malto-oligosyltrehalose trehalohydrolase produces MIHARQLPFGATLVDADRVRFRLWAPRQRRVEVLLGDDASVAMRRDAGGWFEAEARCGPGARYRYRLGSGETIADPASRAQLGGVHGESVVVDPVSYTWRHADWRGRPWHEVVLYELHPGLFGGFEGIQAELKRLAGLGITAIELMPVADFPGTRNWGYDGVLQFAPACCYGTPEDLKTMIDAAHGLGLMVFLDVVYNHFGPDGNCIAACAPSFFRDDIATPWGAAIDFRRPEVRRFFTENALMWLMEYRFDGLRFDAVHAIAEQDWLVEMAREVRATVEPGRHVHLVLENDANSAGLLRPDAFDAQWNDDAHHAIHVLLTGETDGYYVDHAQHPADRLARCLAEGFDYQGEASAHRGGRKRGDISADLPPTAFVFFLQNHDQVGNRPFGDRLTTLVEGETLRAAVTLQLLCPQIPLIFMGEELGSTVPFQFFTDHRGELAVAVREGRRREFAAFTRFGDGEIPDPNDPQTFERCRLGNEPPSAEWVDFYRQILALRRQAIVPRLAGMTSLGAATLSATAVLARWRGRAGEVLTIAANLGGEPCVLPTIAGDLLFASRANSEHGHLAARCTVAFLQT; encoded by the coding sequence ATGATCCACGCGCGGCAACTGCCCTTCGGGGCCACGCTGGTCGACGCCGATCGAGTGCGCTTCCGGCTGTGGGCGCCGCGGCAGCGGCGTGTCGAGGTCCTGCTTGGCGACGATGCGTCCGTCGCCATGCGCCGCGACGCCGGGGGCTGGTTCGAGGCGGAGGCGCGTTGCGGCCCCGGCGCCCGCTATCGCTATCGGCTGGGCAGCGGCGAGACGATAGCCGATCCGGCCTCGCGCGCGCAGCTGGGCGGCGTGCACGGCGAAAGCGTCGTCGTCGATCCGGTGTCCTACACGTGGCGCCACGCCGACTGGCGCGGCAGGCCGTGGCACGAGGTCGTGCTCTACGAGCTGCATCCGGGCCTGTTTGGCGGCTTCGAGGGGATCCAGGCCGAGCTGAAGCGGCTCGCCGGGCTGGGCATAACGGCGATCGAGCTGATGCCGGTCGCCGATTTTCCCGGCACGCGCAATTGGGGCTACGACGGCGTCCTGCAGTTCGCTCCGGCCTGCTGCTACGGCACGCCGGAAGATCTCAAGACGATGATCGACGCCGCGCACGGCCTGGGCCTGATGGTCTTCCTCGACGTCGTCTACAATCATTTCGGCCCGGACGGGAACTGCATCGCCGCCTGCGCGCCATCCTTCTTCCGCGACGACATCGCCACGCCTTGGGGCGCTGCCATCGACTTCCGCCGTCCCGAGGTGCGCCGGTTCTTCACGGAGAATGCGCTGATGTGGCTGATGGAGTATCGCTTCGACGGCCTGCGCTTCGACGCGGTGCACGCCATCGCCGAGCAGGACTGGCTGGTCGAGATGGCGCGCGAGGTGCGCGCTACCGTCGAACCCGGCCGCCACGTTCATCTGGTGCTGGAGAACGACGCCAACAGCGCCGGACTCCTGCGGCCGGACGCCTTCGATGCGCAATGGAACGACGACGCACACCACGCGATTCACGTTCTGCTGACCGGCGAGACCGACGGCTACTACGTCGATCACGCGCAGCATCCGGCCGATCGCCTGGCCCGCTGCCTTGCCGAGGGCTTCGACTATCAGGGTGAGGCCTCGGCCCATCGCGGCGGTCGCAAGCGCGGCGATATCTCGGCCGATTTGCCGCCCACTGCTTTCGTCTTCTTTCTGCAGAACCACGACCAGGTCGGCAACCGGCCCTTCGGCGACAGGCTGACGACGTTGGTCGAGGGCGAGACCTTGCGGGCCGCGGTTACGCTGCAGCTGCTGTGCCCGCAGATTCCGCTGATCTTCATGGGCGAGGAGCTGGGCAGCACCGTGCCGTTCCAGTTCTTCACCGATCATCGTGGTGAGCTGGCGGTGGCCGTGCGCGAAGGACGGCGCCGCGAGTTCGCCGCCTTCACGCGCTTCGGCGATGGCGAGATTCCCGATCCCAACGATCCGCAAACCTTCGAGCGCTGCCGCCTGGGCAACGAGCCGCCCAGTGCCGAGTGGGTCGACTTCTACCGCCAGATTCTCGCGCTGCGGCGCCAGGCGATCGTTCCGCGCCTTGCAGGCATGACCAGCCTCGGCGCCGCCACCCTGTCGGCCACCGCCGTCCTGGCGCGCTGGCGCGGACGGGCGGGCGAGGTCCTGACCATCGCCGCCAACCTCGGCGGCGAGCCCTGCGTGCTGCCCACCATCGCCGGGGACCTGCTTTTCGCCAGCCGCGCGAACAGCGAGCACGGTCACCTGGCCGCGCGCTGCACCGTGGCGTTCCTCCAGACATGA
- a CDS encoding NAD-dependent epimerase/dehydratase family protein, with amino-acid sequence MSGTRPVVLIMGAGGTLGSALAAALGRNYRVVGLDRHEGELAGGVPVIAADITSDEKLAAALKEVRRRFGGRIASVIHLAAYFDFSGEDNELYRTVNIEGTRRLLRALQEFEIGQFVYSGTMLVHRPCRPGERIDESQPIEPKWVYPKSKADAEAAIRQEHGGIPIVLLHLAGLYDERTAVPTLAQQIARIYERTLQSKLYSGDPTAGQSMLHKEDMIDAFRRVVDRRAELPREVTLLIGEPEAMGYDEIQDAIGKAIHGEQDWPTIEVPKPLAKAGAWAQGVIEPIVPDAFDQGEKPFIRPFMVDMADDHYALDIAAARRLLGWEPRRRLADELPMLVAALKEDPAAWYRENKITPPPWIEAADKAGHDPEALRRRHESQYLDEHRRFRWAHLANIFMGFWLAASPPLIGLEGALLISSDVAAGLAIMILSAIALEPRRSWARWTVAAIGIWVMSAAFIFWTPNGMAYLNDTLVGGLVVAFAVGTPPEPGPSPLAAASGPAVPSGWDYNPSAWTQRLPIIALAVIGLLTSRYLAAYQLGHIDSVWEPFFAGGPDPKNGTEEIITSEVSRAWPVPDAAVGALTYALEIVTGIVGSTRRWRTMPWLVLLFGLMIVPLGVVSITFIVIQPIVIGTWCTLCLIAAAAMLIQIPYSLDELLATLQFLRRRQRAGRKVLRILVFGDTDEGTPPPAVDNELDRPLPALAREMVAGGVSLPWNMAICAAIGVWLMLSRLALDTGEGTANAHHVIGALVLTTTAIAAAEVARPVRLLNCLWGIALISDLFLREETAMVHTASVIAGLALCSLSLFRGPVRSRYAGWSRLIV; translated from the coding sequence ATGTCAGGCACCCGGCCCGTGGTGCTGATCATGGGCGCCGGCGGAACTCTCGGAAGCGCGCTCGCCGCCGCCCTGGGACGGAACTATCGCGTCGTCGGCCTGGACCGGCACGAAGGCGAGCTCGCCGGCGGCGTTCCCGTCATAGCCGCCGATATCACATCCGATGAAAAGCTCGCCGCCGCCTTGAAGGAAGTGCGCCGACGCTTTGGCGGGCGCATCGCCAGCGTGATCCATCTGGCGGCATATTTCGACTTCAGCGGCGAGGACAACGAGCTCTACCGGACCGTGAACATCGAAGGGACACGACGGCTGCTGCGCGCGCTGCAGGAATTCGAGATCGGGCAGTTCGTCTATTCCGGCACGATGCTGGTCCACCGCCCCTGCCGGCCCGGCGAACGAATCGATGAAAGCCAGCCGATCGAGCCGAAGTGGGTGTATCCGAAGTCCAAGGCCGACGCCGAGGCGGCGATCCGCCAGGAGCACGGCGGTATCCCGATCGTGCTGCTGCATCTCGCCGGGCTGTACGACGAGCGAACGGCAGTGCCGACGCTCGCCCAGCAGATTGCGCGCATCTACGAGCGCACCCTGCAGAGCAAGCTCTATTCCGGCGACCCGACTGCCGGCCAAAGCATGCTGCACAAGGAAGACATGATCGACGCGTTCCGCCGCGTGGTCGACCGGCGCGCCGAGCTACCGCGCGAGGTGACGCTGCTGATCGGCGAGCCCGAAGCGATGGGCTACGACGAGATCCAGGACGCGATCGGCAAGGCGATCCATGGCGAGCAAGACTGGCCAACGATCGAGGTGCCAAAGCCGCTGGCCAAGGCCGGCGCCTGGGCGCAGGGAGTGATCGAGCCGATCGTGCCCGACGCCTTCGACCAGGGCGAGAAGCCGTTCATTCGACCGTTCATGGTCGACATGGCCGACGATCACTATGCCCTCGACATAGCCGCGGCCCGGCGGCTGCTGGGCTGGGAGCCGCGGCGCCGACTGGCGGACGAACTGCCGATGCTTGTCGCGGCACTCAAGGAGGACCCCGCGGCCTGGTACCGCGAGAACAAGATCACGCCGCCACCCTGGATAGAAGCTGCGGACAAGGCGGGCCACGATCCAGAGGCGCTCAGGCGCCGGCACGAAAGCCAGTACCTGGACGAACACCGCCGCTTCCGCTGGGCACATCTCGCAAACATCTTCATGGGCTTCTGGCTGGCTGCGTCGCCACCGCTCATTGGTCTGGAAGGCGCGCTGCTCATCTCGAGCGACGTCGCGGCGGGACTCGCGATCATGATCCTAAGTGCGATCGCGCTCGAGCCGCGAAGGTCCTGGGCGCGATGGACCGTCGCGGCCATTGGCATCTGGGTAATGTCGGCGGCGTTCATCTTCTGGACGCCCAACGGCATGGCCTATCTCAACGACACGCTGGTCGGTGGGCTTGTCGTCGCCTTCGCCGTCGGCACGCCGCCCGAACCGGGACCATCGCCGCTCGCGGCCGCCAGCGGTCCCGCGGTGCCATCGGGCTGGGACTACAACCCATCGGCATGGACGCAGCGCCTGCCGATCATCGCCCTGGCGGTCATCGGCCTGCTTACGTCGCGCTATCTCGCGGCCTATCAGCTTGGCCACATCGACTCGGTATGGGAGCCGTTCTTCGCCGGCGGGCCGGATCCGAAGAACGGGACGGAAGAGATCATCACCTCGGAAGTCTCCCGCGCCTGGCCGGTGCCGGACGCCGCGGTAGGCGCCCTCACCTATGCGCTGGAGATCGTGACCGGGATTGTCGGCTCGACGCGGCGCTGGCGCACGATGCCATGGCTGGTGCTTCTGTTCGGCCTGATGATCGTGCCCTTGGGCGTGGTGTCCATCACCTTCATCGTCATCCAGCCGATCGTCATCGGTACCTGGTGCACCCTTTGCCTGATCGCGGCCGCGGCCATGCTGATCCAGATCCCCTACTCCCTCGATGAACTGCTGGCGACCCTGCAGTTCCTGCGCCGGCGGCAGCGCGCCGGCCGCAAGGTGCTGCGAATCCTGGTGTTCGGCGATACCGACGAAGGCACGCCTCCACCTGCCGTCGACAACGAACTCGACAGGCCGCTGCCGGCACTGGCACGCGAAATGGTCGCGGGCGGCGTCTCCCTGCCCTGGAACATGGCGATATGCGCCGCGATCGGCGTGTGGTTGATGCTCAGCCGCCTGGCCCTCGATACCGGCGAGGGAACCGCCAATGCGCACCATGTCATCGGGGCCCTGGTCCTCACGACGACGGCGATCGCCGCCGCCGAGGTGGCGCGGCCGGTACGCCTGCTGAATTGTCTATGGGGGATCGCATTGATTTCCGATCTCTTCCTCAGAGAGGAAACGGCAATGGTCCATACCGCCTCCGTCATCGCCGGCCTGGCCCTGTGCTCCCTGAGCCTGTTCCGCGGCCCGGTGCGAAGCCGCTACGCCGGATGGAGCCGGCTGATCGTTTAG